Part of the Subtercola frigoramans genome, TGAACGGCGGGCCTGAAAGAGCTCTCAGAATGACGAAACAGCGGCGACATGTCGATGCGCCCTACAGTGGAGACTCGCCGAATCACCCGAGCGCGAGACCTCGAAGCCCAGTGGCACGGCAACTGCTGAAGGAGGTGCCGCTCGTGGCCAAACGCCGGATCATCGCGACCCGTAAAGACGAGTTCGGGTACATCACCCACGTGCGGTTCGATTCGGCAGAGGCGTCGGCGCTGCTGGCTGTTCCCGAGGTGATTCTCGACCTCGAGCTCGGTGATCACAGCTACTTCGTCGAACTGCCCGACCAGCGGGCCGTCGTACGCCACGCTCGCGACGCCGGGGGCACGTACCTGCGCGCCGACTGGGAGCCCGACGACCGCAACAACCTGCTCGACCTGCCTGACTGCTGAGGGGCCCGGGCCAGCTGAGCTACAAGCGCTCACCCGCATCCGGGACATACACAGCATCTGAATCATCCAGCGCGTTCTGTTCATCCCCTTCGCTCGGTTTCTCCTTTGCCCGGCGGCGATCTCTCCAGGCGGAGAAGATTATGAACGCGGCATAGCCGAAGAGCGCCACGGCGAGGGCTGGCACCACAACCCCCCGGGCATCCCCCGTGATCCAGGTGTTCACGTACCCGATCCACGGCACGGCGTACCACAGCGTGCCCTGGATCTGCACGGGCATCACCGGCTTCGGGTCGGCGACATCGTTGTTGTCGCCTTTGGTGATGAATGTCGTCACCCCGTCACTGGCGATCGTGCATGAGACCACCCGGTGACTCACCACTCCCGGCCTGCCGGAGTCGATCTGGTAGGTGAGCACCTCTCCGACCCTGATCGCGTCGATGTTCTCGGGCCGGATCACCACGAGTGTGCCCGGCGGAAGCCCTGGCTCCATCGACTGCGTCAGCACGGTCAGGGCCTGCCCGCCCGCGGCCCTCGGAACGACGATGACCACGACCGCAACCGCGAGCACGAGCACCAGCACGGCCCCGCTGAGCGCTGACCCCAGGTAGTGCCAGAAGCTGCGCTCGACGACGGCTGCCGCGTGCCGACGGTGTCGCTGCACGCTTCGCCGTCGAGGCTTCCCGCTCCCACTCGCGCTCACGGGCAGGTCACGTTCTCGAGCAGCCCGAGCACGCCCGCGTTCCCCGTCAGGGTGATCGGTCTGCCCGCCGATGTCGTGCCGTACTGTGTCTCCTTCGCCTGCACCAGCAGTGTCTGCGGGCTCGAAGCGAGGTCGGCCCAGACGATGTCAACACTCGTCGCCGTGGCCGTCTTCACCAGGGCACCGGTACCCGAACGGATGATCGGGTACGTCAGGCCCGTCCCCGTCGACGTCGGCGCTGCCCACGACAGCGTCACGTAGGTCGACACCACGATACCCAGCACGTTCAGCGTCGACTTCTGCGTACGCACCACCACCCCCGGGTCTCCGGTGCGAAAGATGTCCTGGATGAACGGTGCCCCTGCGGCGACCGCCACCCAGTTGCTGCCGACCCGGCCCGTCACGGTCAGGGTCGCCGTGATCGACTGGCCCTGGCTCGCCGCAACGGTCGAACTGAGGCTCGTCGCCGCGCAGAGGAGGAAACTCACACCGCCCGCGGCCGAACCGGCTCCGCTCGGCAGCGCTGGCAGTGCGGCGAGGGTCCCTGTTGTCGCCTGCCCCGGTGTGGTAGGCACTGTCGCCTGGCACACGCCCGCCCCGGCAAGCCACAGCGAGACCGCAACGAGAGACGGCGAAAGGCTCCCGGAGTTCACAGCCGTGAGCGTGTACGACAGGGGTG contains:
- a CDS encoding signal peptidase I; its protein translation is MQRHRRHAAAVVERSFWHYLGSALSGAVLVLVLAVAVVVIVVPRAAGGQALTVLTQSMEPGLPPGTLVVIRPENIDAIRVGEVLTYQIDSGRPGVVSHRVVSCTIASDGVTTFITKGDNNDVADPKPVMPVQIQGTLWYAVPWIGYVNTWITGDARGVVVPALAVALFGYAAFIIFSAWRDRRRAKEKPSEGDEQNALDDSDAVYVPDAGERL
- a CDS encoding DUF3892 domain-containing protein, with translation MAKRRIIATRKDEFGYITHVRFDSAEASALLAVPEVILDLELGDHSYFVELPDQRAVVRHARDAGGTYLRADWEPDDRNNLLDLPDC